From Solea senegalensis isolate Sse05_10M linkage group LG7, IFAPA_SoseM_1, whole genome shotgun sequence, a single genomic window includes:
- the uacab gene encoding uveal autoantigen with coiled-coil domains and ankyrin repeats protein, translating into MLRKSCQLNFIAAMASFSVARCKDQLHSPKMSRWLKCTSMHFNTDWNKYDDRLMKAVERGEVDKVAAVLGKKGIIPTKLDVEGRSAFHLAATRGHLECLNLLLGHNADVTATDATGKNALHLASRNGHSICVQKLLQHNCPVGNVDLQGRTALHDAVMAGCSSSVKLLCDSGASVNTTDFDGRTPLVLATQMCHSRICQLLLERGADITIRDKQNKTALILGCEYGCKDAVEVLLKSGADVKAVDGVGHDAFHYARLSKNQELHAMVKCYLDKATRDKEAAKLEQWKRQDLERQNETLQESLRKYHQEQRTLLDKVNTLQQQISQEKMATEDTQKEKEHSKVLLGAKEREEGARGPETVKVQLRSTMGDYSGQSVIKGKENILVKQPHSMDSDQKVHNHALGRSLSRPLEKSQSTVGWDVSGELDALRHELEAVKRRQHAAEEETARLQSALNRKNRECQELVQSRDIIQKQADQQVQELEDALGDVQKRMLDSECKVKQLQAHVVAVKEHLGGQVNEELRVQLQDIKVKYEGASAEVGRVRNRLKQSEKALEEYKSSESQLAAEVDRLNQELGALTGERDELAETFLEMQTQLKESQTKRGNTVPAEKFDNMKNLLSNAVDEKERQLAELREDYDRVLEEVAELHRKLDCPSSQGGPAVMSAEEQEHIRSALEEQNASLKRKLMDVTTRSQALIEEVTESEEERDVLRDQLDELSSRIETEFISIKDHDEVRRNMVTALEELEDKLVEASERYGKAEGQVQQLQTERATLQESMRSVQTARDRHQSEMDTLRSQNVDLKKKLELLEKRCEERDKECVQLTTQSQTLKQSLQGEYVSRQQHEQVKMELSSTLESVKADKSKLETKEKERVEELKNVKEGNAKLKEELEKVLLDIKTFYISTKDHKAATDKLNAAVVEAEKRTKESSDMYVLAQEETVKLTQELEAQKKELDTIQEAIQSRFIPLTAAAEKEHSYSAQVKELTAKLLEMEEKHSKEKCAGEGNREEKEKLKYEVESLQKRLDTALVTTEKHKKTEAEFVCKFEELTQKLANLEQQHDELNHQKTDLQQQNALCKSQIQNLQERLKSELTRIATYDTELKALNDAMQQAQADCKKAREAQQEEAQRVCTLQKELQERHGDQASLLQQHSRAKEEMEAKVAKLQMALREEEEINAQRAEDVSALQSELLQATQALEEIRFKEEQMNQLKKEKQQLEEEVADMSNKLLSLGEECQDARHETRRAREDESKARTDMENLQEKGRAIEREIGELKERYDESLSTICDLQRRIQTSAQQTETKDKKITELLTDVERLKQALNGLSQLAYTSNAPNKRQTQHIDTLQAQIKSLQQQLADAERQHREVVSIYRTHLLSAAQGHMDEDVQAALLQIIRMRQEFVC; encoded by the exons ATGCTCAGAAAATCCTGCCAACTAAACTTCATTGCTGCAA TGGCATCCTTTTCAGTAGCACGTTGCAAGGACCAGCTCCACTCACCCAAGATGAGCCGCTGGCTGAAATGCACTTCCATGCACTTT AACACAGACTGGAACAAGTACGATGATCGGCTAATGAAGGCCGTGGAACGCGGCGAAGTAGACAAGGTAGCCGCGGTTCTCGGCAAGAAGGGCATCATCCCCACCAAGCTTGATGTGGAAGGGCGTTCAGC GTTTCATTTGGCTGCAACACGAGGACACCTGGAGTGTCTTAATCTCCTTCTGGGACACAATGCTGATGTCACTGCCACTGACGCCACAG GTAAAAATGCTCTTCATCTGGCTTCAAGAAATGGACATTCTATATGTGTGCAGAAACTGCTACAG CATAATTGTCCAGTTGGAAATGTGGACCTACAAGGAAGAACGGCTCTACACGATGCTG tAATGGCAGGCTGCTCATCCAGCGTGAAACTTCTCTGTGACAGCGGGGCCTCCGTGAACACCACTGACTTT GACGGCAGAACACCCCTGGTGCTGGCAACCCAGATGTGTCATTCTCGCATctgtcagctgctgctggagcgaGGGGCCGACATCACCATACGGGACAAGCAAAACAA GACCGCGCTGATTCTGGGCTGTGAATATGGCTGCAAAGACGCTGTGGAGGTGTTGCTGAAGAGCGGCGCCGACGTGAAGGCGGTCGATGGTGTGGGTCACGACGCGTTCCACTATGCTCGACTCAGCAAAAACCAGGAGCTCCATGCAATGGTTAAATGTTACCTGGACAAAGCGACCAGAG ATAAAGAGGCTGCAAAGCTGGAGCAGTGGAAGCGACAG GACCTGGAGAGGCAGAATGAGACCCTGCAGGAGAGTCTCAGGAAGTACCACCAGGAGCAGAGAACCCTGTTAGACAAGGTCAACACACTACAGCAACAGATCTCGCAG GAGAAAATGGCTACAGAAGACACTCAAAAAGAG aaggAACATTCAAAGGTGCTACTCGGTGCAAAAGAGCGAGAGGAAGGTGCTCGAGGTCCAGAGACTGTCAAGGTCCAGCTCCGGAGTACTATG GGGGACTACTCTGGGCAGTCTGTAATCAAAG gcaaagaaaacattttagtcAAACAACCGCACAGCATGGATTCTGATCAG AAGGTCCATAATCATGCCCTGGGGCGTTCACTGTCCAGACCTCTAGAAAAGAGTCAATCAACTGTGGGATGGGACGTCTCTGGTGAACTGGATGCCCTTAGACATGAACTGGAGGCAGTCAAAAGAAGACAACatgcagcagaggaagagacgGCGCGGCTTCAGTCTGCCTTGAACCGTAAAAACAGAGAGTGCCAAGAACTGGTTCAGAGTCGCGATATCATCCAGAAACAGGCAGACCAGCAGGTTCAGGAGCTGGAGGATGCCCTGGGAGATGTCCAGAAGAGGATGCTGGACTCGGAGTGCAAGGTCAAACAGCTGCAAGCCCATGTAGTTGCTGTCAAGGAACACTTAGGAGGCCAGGTGAACGAAGAACTGCGCGTCCAGCTCCAGGATATCAAGGTCAAGTACGAGGGTGCTTCAGCTGAAGTGGGTCGCGTTCGTAACCGCCTCAAACAAAGTGAGAAGGCCCTGGAGGAGTACAAGTCCAGTGAGAGCCAGCTAGCAGCGGAGGTAGACCGGCTGAACCAAGAGCTTGGAGCTCTGACTGGAGAACGAGATGAACTCGCTGAAACCTTTCTAGAAATGCAAACCCAGTTGAAGGAGAGCCAGACTAAACGTGGCAACACGGTACCAGCCGAGAAATTTGACAACATGAAAAACCTGCTGTCTAATGCAGTTGACGAGAAGGAGCGGCAGCTTGCAGAGCTGAGAGAAGACTATGACCGTGTGCTggaggaggtggcagagctTCATCGGAAGCTGGACTGTCCATCGTCACAGGGAGGACCAGCGGTGATGTCTGCCGAGGAGCAAGAGCACATACGGTCGGCGCTCGAGGAGCAAAATGCTTCACTGAAAAGGAAACTCATggatgttaccaccagaagccAGGCTCTCATTGAAGAAGTCACGGAgagtgaggaggaaagagaCGTACTACGAGATCAGCTGGACGAGCTCAGCAGCAGGATCGAGACCGAATTCATATCCATAAAGGACCACGATGAAGTTCGCAGGAACATGGTGACTGCgttggaggagctggaggacaaACTGGTGGAAGCAAGCGAACGTTACGGAAAAGCAGAGGGACAAGTCCAGCAGCTTCAAACCGAGAGGGCCACACTGCAGGAGAGCATGAGGAGTGTCCAAACCGCCCGAGACAGACACCAGAGCGAAATGGACACTCTGAGGTCTCAGAACGTCGACCTGAAGAAGAAACTTGAACTGCTCGAGAAGAGATGTGAAGAAAGGGATAAAGAGTGTGTGCAGCTGACCACGCAGAGCCAGACGCTGAAACAGAGCCTGCAGGGAGAGTATGTTTCCAGACAGCAGCACGAGCAAGTGAAGATGGAGTTAAGTTCCACCTTAGAAAGTGTTAAAGCCGACAAGTCAAAGTTGGAGACCAAGGAAAAGGAACGTGTGGAAGAACTGAAGAATGTGAAAGAAGGAAATGCCAAGTTGAAAGAAGAGTTGGAAAAAGTTCTGTTGGACATTAAAACGTTTTATATAAGCACAAAAGACCACAAAGCTGCCACAGACAAACTGAACGCTGCTGTGGTCGAGGCAGAGAAGAGAACAAAAGAATCATCAGATATGTATGTACTGGCCCAGGAGGAAACCGTAAAACTTACCCAAGAGCTGGAGGCCCAGAAGAAAGAACTTGATACGATACAGGAGGCTATCCAGTCTAGATTTATTCCACTGACGGCGGCTGCGGAGAAAGAACACTCTTACAGTGCCCAAGTCAAGGAGTTGACAGCCAAGCTGTTGGAAATGGAAGAGAAGCATAGCAAAGAAAAGTGTGCTGGAGAGGGCaacagggaggagaaggagaaactCAAATATGAGGTAGAATCTCTTCAAAAGAGACTAGACACTGCCTTAGTTACCACTGAAAAGCACAAGAAAACGGAGGCAGAGTTTGTGTGTAAATTTGAGGAATTGACTCAGAAGTTGGCCAACTTGGAGCAACAGCACGATGAGCTCAATCACCAGAAAACCGATCTTCAACAGCAGAATGCCCTCTGCAAGTCTCAGATCCAGAATCTCCAGGAGCGTCTGAAATCAGAGTTGACACGGATAGCAACATACGACACGGAGCTTAAAGCACTCAATGATGCTATGCAGCAAGCCCAAGCCGACTGCAAGAAGGCAAGGGAGGCTCAGCAGGAGGAGGCCCAGAGGGTTTGCACACTACAGAAAGAACTGCAGGAGCGCCATGGAGATCAGGCgtctctgctgcagcaacaCTCCAGGGCGAAGGAAGAGATGGAGGCTAAAGTGGCTAAGCTTCAAATGGCTCTccgtgaagaggaggagatcaACGCCCAGAGGGCCGAAGATGTGTCCGCCCTGCAATCTGAACTCCTTCAGGCCACACAGGCTCTGGAGGAGATTCGCTTCAAGGAAGAACAGATGAACCAGTtgaagaaggagaagcagcagctcgAGGAGGAGGTTGCAGACATGAGTAACAAGCTGCTGAGCTTAGGAGAAGAGTGCCAAGACGCCCGCCATGAGACTAGACGAGCGAGGGAGGATGAGAGCAAGGCGCGGACAGACATGGAGAACCTCCAGGAGAAGGGACGTGCCATTGAAAGAGAAATTGGAGAATTGAAAGAGAGATATGACGAGTCCCTGAGCACCATCTGTGATCTTCAGAGGAGGATTCAGACATCGGCTCAGCAGACCGAAACGAAAGACAAGAAG ATCACAGAGTTGCTGACGGACGTTGAGCGGTTGAAGCAGGCACTGAACGGTCTGTCCCAGCTGGCGTACACGAGCAACGCGCCCAACAAGAGGCAGACGCAGCACATCGACACACTCCAAGCCCAGATTAAAAGCCTTCAGCAACAGCTGGCT